From one Humulus lupulus chromosome 8, drHumLupu1.1, whole genome shotgun sequence genomic stretch:
- the LOC133796247 gene encoding uncharacterized protein LOC133796247 — MGEFQILSWNVRGMNKKDKQRSLSAFCRLNKIGLGAFLETKLRGAKLEESMGSYLDGWTYYKGTKSEGRILLIWKSNLLTVEILQESDQYVHTFIKELVSVREYCVTFVYGRNTILERVQLWQDLSCLSFPAKPWLLAGDFNSVFEVDDRLRARPVSSVELIDAQRWKTLGLADDLRSMGSHYTWTNNQNDGARIYSKLDRIFKNEEWVDMFPDSVVVVNWDIFSNHCFCIIKSLTEVNTGVKPFRFFNMWADHEGFKTTVMQNWNKPVDAQGLDRVMVKLRRLTLVLRHFNKYVIGNIDHKFQVAKDRYNHAHLQLQQDPHSAVFQDEEQNALGNLV, encoded by the coding sequence ATGGGGGAATTCCAAATTCTTAGCTGGAATGTTCGAGGTATGAATAAGAAGGATAAAcaaagatcccttagtgctttcTGTAGGCTTAATAAAATTGGGTTGGGTGCTTTCCTTGAGACCAAATTAAGGGGAGCTAAGTTGGAGGAGTCGATGGGTAGTTATTTGGATGGTTGGACCTATTATAAAGGGACTAAGAGTGAGGGTAGAATtttattgatttggaagagtAATCTTTTGACTGTGGAAATTTTGCAAGAAAGTGACCAATATGTTCATACTTTTATTAAGGAGTTAGTGTCAGTTAGAGAGTATTGTGTGACATTTGTTTATGGTAGGAACACAATTCTGGAAAGAGTTCAGTTATGGCAAGACTTATCATGCCTTAGTTTTCCAGCTAAACCTTGGTTATTGGCAGGGGATTTTAACTCAGTTTTTGAAGTTGACGACAGACTTAGGGCTCGTCCTGTTTCTTCAGTTGAATTAATAGATGCTCAAAGGTGGAAAACTTTAGGTTTGGCGGATGATCTTAGGTCTATGGGCTCTCATTATACTTGGACTAATAATCAAAATGATGGAGCAAGAATTTACTCCAAGTTAGACCGCATTTTTAAGAATGAAGAATGGGTAGATATGTTTCCTGATTCGGTAGTTGTTGTTAATTGGGATATATTTTCTAATCATTGTTTCTGTATCATTAAGAGTTTGACTGAGGTGAACACTGGAGTTAAGCCGTTTAGATTCTTTAACATGTGGGCAGATCATGAAGGGTTTAAAACTACTGTTATGCAAAATTGGAATAAACCAGTAGATGCTCAAGGGCTAGACAGAGTAATGGTGAAGCTTAGGAGATTAACACTTGTTCTGAGACATTTTAATAAGTATGTGATTGGTAATATTGATCACAAGTTTCAGGTCGCAAAAGACAggtataatcatgctcatttacaGCTTCAGCAGGATCCACATTCTGCTGTGTTTCAAGATGAGGAACAGAATGCTTTGGGTAACCTGGTTTAG
- the LOC133796249 gene encoding uncharacterized protein LOC133796249 codes for MTDDRDRAIRQYALPLFNELNPGSVKPEIQAAQFELKPVMFEMLQTVGQFSRMPTEDPHLHLRLFIEVSDSFKLPRVTEDALRLKLFPYSLRDRVRAWLNSLPSDSVSTWQELAERFLMKYFPPTKNAKLRNQITSFQQLDEESLYEAWERFKELLGKFPHRGIPHCIQMETFYNGLNAHTRMVVDASANGALLAKSYNEWPTSRLSTDRKVAGIHDVDALTSLAAQVSSISNMLKTINMRMNQSVGQPMGTQFGQMENISCVYCGEGHTFDNCPSNPAAVCYMGNQNRNSPYSNSYNPSWRQHPNLSWSNQGAGPSNSSIPPRPSFPPGYPPQAPQQQAMQSSSLENMLKEYIVKNGAMILTQAASLRNLENQVGQLANELRNRPHGTLPSDTENPRNGRKEHCKAVALRNGKGLENSKANSGHEGEPSSIQINEEIQKDTKIPSVEKSASAQNATGMPQHQLPDSSSTRQPPPFPQRFQKKKLDSQFKKFLDILRQLHISIPLVEALEQMPNYVKFMKDILTKKRQLGEFETVALTKECSSFLQNKLPSKMRDPGSFTIPCTIGNSYCGMALCDLGVSINMMPMSIFKQLGIGEVKPTTVTLQLADRSLAHQDGKIEDVLVRVDKFIFPADFIVLDYEADREVPIILGRLFLATGNVNRCAKGGADYEGPR; via the exons ATGACTGATGACAGAGATCGTGCTATCAGGCAATATGCTCTCCCCCTCTTTAATGAGCTCAATCCAGGCAGTGTCAAACCAGAAATTCAGGCAGCCCAGTTTGAATTGAAGCCAGTCATGTTCGAGATGCTTCAAACTGTGGGTCAGTTTAGTAGGATGCCAAcagaggatcctcaccttcacctTCGCTTGTTCATTGAAGTAAGTGACTCTTTCAAGCTGCCCAGAGTGACGGAGGATGCATTGAGACTAAAGTTGTTCCCATACTCCTTGAGAGACAGAGTCAGAGCTTGGTTGAACTCCTTGCCTTCTGATTCTGTGAGTACTTGGCAAGAGTTGGCAGAACGGTTTTTGATGAAGTATTTTCCCCCCACTAAGAATGCCAAGCTCCGCAACCAGATTACTTCATTTCAGCAACTTGATGAAGAATCTTTATATGAGGCATGGGAGCGGTTTAAGGAGTTGTTGGGCAAATTCCCTCATCGTGGCATTCCTCATTGCATCCAAATGGAGACATTTTATAATGGTCTAAATGCCCACACTAGAATGGTGGTTGATGCTTCAGCGAACGGGGCTCTTCTTGCTAAGTcctataatgag tggcCTACTTCTAGATTGTCTACAGACAGAAAGGTGGCTGGTATTCATGATGTAGATGCCCtcacttctttggcagcccaagtATCCTCTATTTCTAATATGCTCAAGACAATAAATATGAGGATGAATCAATCAGTGGGGCAACCTATGGGGACACAATTTGGGCAAATGGAGAACATTTCTTGTGTGTATTGTGGTGAGGGTCATACTTTTGACAACTGTCCTTCCAATCCAGCAGCTGTTTGTTACATGGGGAACCAAAATAGGAATAGCCCTTATTCTAATTCCTACAACCCATCATGGAGGCAACATCCCAACTTGTCGTGGAGTAATCAAGGGGCTGGCCCTAGCAACTCTTCTATACCTCCAAGACCAAGTTTCCCACCGGGTTATCCCCCACAAGCACCACAACAACAAGCAATGCAATCTAGCTCTCTTGAGAACATGTTGAAGGAGTATATAGTGAAGAACGGAGCCATGATCCTAACCCAAGCTGCATCATTGAGAAACTTAGAAAACCAAGTTGGGCAACTAGCTAATGAGCTTAGAAATAGACCCCATGGTACATTACCAAGTGACACCGAGAATCCAAGAAATGGAAGAAAAGAACATTGTAAAGCCGTCGCTTTGAGAAATGGGAAGGGGTTGGAGAATTCCAAGGCCAACTCTGGGCATGAGggtgagccctcttcaatccaaataaatgaggaaATTCAAAAAGACACTAAAATTCCTAGTGTAGAAAAATCTGCCTCTGCCCAGAATGCTACAGGAATGCCACAGCATCAGCTCCCAGACAGCTCGAGTACAAGGCAGCCACCTCCATTTCCCCAGCGTTTTCAAAAGAAAAAGTTGGACTCTCAATTTAAAAAGTTCCTAGACATCTTGAGGCAGCTACATATTAGCATTCCCCTTGTTGAAGCCCTTGAgcaaatgcccaactatgtgaagttcATGAAAGACATCCTTACAAAGAAGAGACAATTGGGGGAATTTGAGACAGTGGCTCTTACCAAAGAGTGTAGCTCATTCTTGCAAAACAAGCTGCCATCAAAGAtgagagatcctgggagtttcaccATTCCATGCACCATTGGTAATTCTTATTGTGGCATGGCCTTATGCGATTTGGGTGTAAGCATTAACATGATGCCAATGTCTATTTTCAAGCAATTGGGAATTGGAGAAGTTAAGCCTACTACAGTTACTCTTCAGTTAGCAGATAGATCTCTTGCTCATCAAGATGGgaagattgaggatgtattggtaagGGTAGACAAATTCATATTCCCTGCTGATTTTATTGTGTTAGACTATGAGGCAGACAGAGAGGTGCCCATTATCTTGGGGAGGCTGTTTCTTGCGACAGGAAACGTTAATAGATGTGCAAAAGGGGGAGCTGACTATGAGGGTCCAAGATGA